A window of Erpetoichthys calabaricus chromosome 12, fErpCal1.3, whole genome shotgun sequence contains these coding sequences:
- the LOC114662331 gene encoding endogenous retrovirus group S71 member 1 Env polyprotein-like encodes MALLTLLLIHLTFPLTSTLVTLTFPLGITTSIQVDFCSIVDCGSGRQVQWVWSDKYVCVTTSMIRGVGHSMRGSYLGGGYVDVSDDWCNLWTLVFANTGTHDWGHEPWQSLHYGLKARFSIIKGHNNDKCSENDCNPLIITLKNPSFHDSGTYVLGAHVSGTDPLGQFKIQVTKPPPPTTSKTPSLALPHNPPIVSPTPPIQIPQEPITYLNITTLSSTFSIETGYGDQNRWLQWVLYSARQVNQSDCYACATARPHLATTPFPLTDLSDPTGFPCLLYLFTTALPPTDPKCNTLNTLFPPIQPMTPPMFRPYIGNYICFTRSSHDKNAVALGSPPPLWCSLTYDVSIDASIPLPNNISISWFISHVTARADVWWMCRRSKLLDILPPEWTGTCTPIQLVMPFRLLPLNGQQLPSSPHPHRIRRSLTSFANFSLHGPGVYIDSIGVPRGVPNKFKARDQVAAGFESLFPIITINKNVDWINYLYYNQQRFLNFTKEAVEGIHEQLDKTSLMTWQNRLALDMLLAEKGGVCAMFGDACCTYIPNNTAPDGSITRALAGLTALSLELAENSGIDTPLDEWFISTFGSWGQWFKSIFVSLLVALAIILLVCCCLIPLIRHFIQKLFSASMTKAYFLHTEHINLLFQSRSCSQTTLDQDCLV; translated from the coding sequence atggcactCTTGACTCTATTACTGATTCATCTCACCTTCCCGTTAACATCTACCCTGGTTACCTTGACTTTTCCCCTTGGAATCACCACCTCAATCCAGGTTGATTTTTGCTCCATCGTTGACTGTGGCTCTGGACGTCAAGTCCAATGGGTCTGGTCTGACAAATATGTTTGCGTGACAACCTCCATGATTAGAGGAGTTGGCCATTCAATGAGAGGTAGCTACTTGGGAGGGGGATATGTGGACGTCTCTGATGACTGGTGTAACCTGTGGACATTGGTATTCGCTAATACTGGAACCCATGATTGGGGTCACGAACCATGGCAGTCCCTACATTATGGACTTAAGGCTCGTTTTTCTATAATTAAGGGTCATAATAATGACAAATGCTCAGAAAATGATTGCAATCCACTTATAATAACGCTGAAAAATCCTTCTTTTCATGATTCAGGTACATATGTGTTAGGAGCTCACGTCTCAGGCACCGATCCCCTCGGGCAGTTTAAGATTCAGGTAACCAAACCCCCTCCCCCTACAACTTCCAAAACTCCCTCTCTCGCTCTACCCCATAACCCTCCCATTGTTTCCCCTACCCCTCCTATTCAAATACCCCAGGAACCAATTACTTATCTAAATATCACCACCCTTTCCTCCACATTCTCCATAGAAACCGGATACGGTGACCAAAACCGATGGCTGCAGTGGGTCCTCTATTCTGCACGACAGGTAAATCAATCTGACTGTTATGCATGTGCCACTGCACGGCCTCATCTTGCCACTACCCCATTTCCCTTAACTGACCTCTCGGACCCCACTGGCTTTCCCTGTTTGCTTTACCTATTTACTACTGCTCTTCCTCCAACAGATCCcaaatgtaatactttaaataCCCTTTTTCCCCCAATTCAACCCATGACTCCCCCTATGTTCCGCCCCTATATTGGCAATTACATCTGTTTCACTCGATCCTCTCATGACAAAAATGCCGTTGCTCTTGGCTCCCCTCCTCCTCTTTGGTGCTCCCTCACTTATGATGTCTCTATTGATGCCTCCATCCCTCTTCCCAATAACATTTCCATTAGTTGGTTTATCTCCCACGTCACCGCCCGTGCTGATGTTTGGTGGATGTGCCGAAGATCTAAATTACTGGACATCCTCCCACCTGAATGGACTGGTACCTGTACCCCTATACAATTGGTCATGCCCTTTCGTCTCCTTCCTTTAAATGGCCAACAACTTCCATCCTCTCCCCATCCCCATCGTATTCGCAGATccttaacatcatttgcaaatttcTCATTACATGGTCCAGGTGTGTATATTGACTCAATAGGTGTGCCTAGAGGTGTTCCTAACAAATTCAAAGCCAGAGATCAAGTAGCTGCTGGTTTTGAATCTCTTTTTCCCATAATcaccataaataaaaatgtggattggataaattatttatattacaaccaacagcgttttctaaattttactaaagaagctgttgaagGAATACATGAGCAATTAGATAAAACCTCTCTTATGACCTGGCAAAATCGCCTAGCACTAGATATGCTTCTAGCCGAAAAAGGTGGTGTGTGTGCTATGTTTGGAGATGCTTGCTGCACGTACATTCCAAACAATACTGCCCCTGATGGCTCCATCACCCGTGCCCTCGCTGGTCTGACTGCTCTCTCCCTGGAATTGGCTGAAAACTCAGGCATTGATACCCCTCTTGATGAGTGGTTTATATCCACATTTGGCTCTTGGGGCCAATGGttcaaatccatttttgtttcccttttagttGCTTTAGCTATTATTCTTTTGGTTTGCTGTTGTCTTATTCCATTAATTCGTCATTTTATCCAAAAGCTTTTTTCTGCCTCTATGACTAAAGCCTatttcctccatacagaacacATAAATCTTCTTTTCCAATCTAGATCATGTTCTCAGACCACTCTCGATCAAGATTGTTTGGTTTGA